The window GGCGGTGTTCGGCCTGGTCAAGCTCGACCCGCAGTTGTTCTGGCCGGCCGTGCTGGTGGCCACCGCCGGCAACACGCTCGGCGGCGCGGTCACGTGGTGGATGGGTTACGGCGCCGAGCGTGCCTACGAGCGCGTGAAGCACAGGCCGGCCGACGCGCGCGTGCTGAAGTGGCTCGAGCGCTTCGGCCCGCCGGCCTGCCTGCTGAGCTGGCTGCCGGTGGTCGGTGACCCGCTGTGTGCGGTGGCTGGCTGGCTGCGGCTGCCGTTCTGGCCCTGCCTGCTCTACATGGCGATCGGCAAGTTCGCGCGCTACCTGACGATGACGGCGCTGCTGCTGTGGGTGTTGCCGGGGCAGTTTCACCCCTGACGAGCGGTGCGCTCCGGCGCCGCCGTCAGGCCGTGAGCGCGGCGTCCAGCGCGTCGAGCGTCGTCTCGAGCCGGCGCAGCGCCTCGTTGGCGCGGCCGACCGGCGTCGGGCGCGTGTCGAGCAGCGTGCGCCGCGGGTCGTCGAGCGCGGCGCTCCAGCCGAGGCCGTGGCGAGCCAGCCGCGGGCCGAGTGCGGCGCGGCGCGCGCGCAACTGAGTCCGCGTGGCCTGGTAGGCGTGCTCGGCCATGCGGCGGCGCTGCGAGTAGCTGAACGGGTTGGTGAAGAACACCTTGGCGTCGCGCGCGTCGGGCTCGAACAGCAGGATGTCGGTGTCGGGGTGGAGTTGGTCGTACTGGCGCAGGCCGAGCTCCATGCGCGAGCGGATCAGCGTGCGGAACGTCTGGCTCAGCACCTGCGGCAGGCCGCCGTCGACCAGCCGCGCCAGCGGCGCCCTGGCACCGTCCGCCGGCCTGTGCGCGTCGGCGGGGCTGTCGTAGGGCACCAGCGGATTCAGGCAGATCAGCAGGTCCAGGCC is drawn from Methylibium petroleiphilum PM1 and contains these coding sequences:
- a CDS encoding YqaA family protein: MESWLESMLAVLALPKFGLSTVFVVAFVSATLLPFGSEPAVFGLVKLDPQLFWPAVLVATAGNTLGGAVTWWMGYGAERAYERVKHRPADARVLKWLERFGPPACLLSWLPVVGDPLCAVAGWLRLPFWPCLLYMAIGKFARYLTMTALLLWVLPGQFHP